A region from the Crassostrea angulata isolate pt1a10 unplaced genomic scaffold, ASM2561291v2 HiC_scaffold_1, whole genome shotgun sequence genome encodes:
- the LOC128168495 gene encoding cell division cycle protein 23 homolog, translated as MKHFFLGHIYLELQLNEEGLKIYQHLMDKGFVKSSYIVSQVAMAYNNMREVDMAVNAFTELTEMDPYRLENMDYFSNTLYIKEMRADLAHLAHRCCDIDKYREETCVVIGNYYSLRQQHEKAVLYFQRALKLNPQYLSAWTLMGHEFMELKNTTAAIQAYRQAIEINIRDYRACYGLGQTYEILKMPFYCLYYYRQAQKLRPNDSRMAMALGESYEKLERLQEAKKCFWKAHVVGDMEGMALIKLAKLHERLNEEDQAASAYTEYINEANRMGTFSAEDQSQAYKYLANYHLLRNNLDDAYAAAQKCTEFPERREEAKGILKDIQNRRARSEGAYPHPVRMDDSLGSICPDPLNISTRTPSVCLSPVNLKFDIGDD; from the exons ATGAAGCATTTCTTTCTGGGTCACATTTACCTGGAACTGCAGTTGAATGAGGAGGGACTCAAGATTTACCAACACCTGATGGATAAAGGGTTCGTCAAGAGTTCCTACATTGTGTCACAGGTCGCCATGGCTTACAACAACATGAGAG AGGTAGATATGGCAGTCAACGCCTTCACTGAGCTGACAGAGATGGACCCCTACAGACTGGAGAATATGGACTACTTCTCCAATACTCTCTACATCAAG gaAATGCGGGCTGATTTAGCTCACCTGGCTCACAGGTGTTGTGACATTGACAAATACAGAGAGGAGACCTGTGTAGTTATAG GTAATTACTACTCTCTGCGGCAGCAGCATGAGAAGGCAGTGCTGTATTTCCAGAGAGCCCTGAAGCTGAACCCCCAGTACCTGTCCGCCTGGACTCTGATGGGGCACGAGTTCATGGAGCTGAAGAATACGACAGCCGCCATTCAAGCCTACAGACaagctatag aaatcaACATACGAGATTACCGAGCCTGTTATGGTCTGGGACAGACGTATGAGATCCTTAAAATGCCattctattgtttatattactacaGACAGGCCCAGAAATTAAG GCCAAACGACTCAAGAATGGCCATGGCACTTGGGGAATCTTATGAGAAACTAGAACGACTGCAGGAGGCCAAGAAATGCTTCTGGAAGGCTCATGTAGTGGGAGATATGGAAGGAATGGCCCTGATTAAACTCGCAAA GTTACATGAGCGCCTCAATGAGGAGGACCAAGCAGCCTCGGCATACACCGAGTACATCAACGAGGCCAACAGAATGGGG ACGTTCAGTGCAGAGGATCAGAGTCAAGCCTACAAGTACCTGGCTAACTATCACCTGTTGAGGAACAACCTAGATGATGCTTACGCTGCCGCCCAGAAGTGTACAGAGTTCCCCGAG aGGAGAGAGGAGGCCAAGGGAATTCTGAAAGACATCCAAAACAGGCGGGCCAGGAGTGAGGGGGCGTACCCCCACCCCGTCAGGATGGACGACAGCCTGGGCTCCATCTGTCCCGACCCCCTCAACATCAGCACCAGGACCCCCTCCGTGTGTCTCTCTCCCGTCAATCTCAAGTTTGATATCGGCGACGACTGA
- the LOC128168492 gene encoding uncharacterized protein LOC128168492, protein MSESVFVGLCEIVGTSQLVAIRRETEDIREMVDRRVTPNDGMIEMVSGSKREGLRLKGSDLDFMYWPNNHRVIMDMSQSEYYNTANTTLILSDSSESPPGFTLLQLLTPTTYREVQSACVRMNGRVYISSSIWRQLTCSAIMPNSTVHGPCGSGVSGGVEYDTAHCFVCDFWPLSASSWIDRCHSWPDPEVVHDIVRNGCHFVAIGHPLGPNENIASRISFSVAEYKLVYSMNHSQFLTYGLLKLFLKEVINHQSEETNKLLCSYHMKTTVFWAIQQNTLPHWCPQNLLAGFWVCFKLLLKWVSEGVCPNFFIPQNNMFLTKVYGPAQNRLFLQLHELYKKGLACLLQSSSIRAFIINVLYNPRLFICTDERLMRSEVDYDVELVNETSYIIVTRTNSHNKYIHIIEQLVESSLTHYQAVTLQRLTAFIFQIIAFTLHNICVNKQMYIADKLSCHMLKLAAKFGCVSDMLYIAMYYYKTFRCREALFVIEMTKVKLAQPYLMYNVHVDRERYTEAVGGQSWSTKMRQAVAQDIRLDNTICYISELIPEQQSALQNREYTLDIPVFVMLHFLEFLCHRHIDMTLSQAAVDELQVLVHHDQGMYIYDISRDISWEILGICQQITGNLQAALYSYQQSLTQHPMNRIQSATQRRIHDMVQSTPHQ, encoded by the coding sequence ATGTCAGAGTCAGTGTTTGTGGGACTGTGTGAGATAGTGGGGACCTCACAACTCGTGGCTATCAGGAGGGAGACAGAGGACATCAGGGAGATGGTGGACAGACGAGTGACACCTAATGATGGGATGATTGAGATGGTGAGTGGAAGTAAGAGAGAAGGATTGAGACTGAAGGGATCAGATCTGGACTTTATGTACTGGCCAAACAACCACCGAGTGATCATGGACATGTCTCAGTCTGAGTATTACAACACAGCTAATACAACCTTGATTCTCTCTGATAGTTCtgagagtccaccaggattcacttTACTTCAGTTACTGACACCAACGACATACAGAGAAGTCCAATCAGCATGTGTCAGAATGAATGGCAGAGTCTATATATCTAGTTCTATATGGAGACAGTTAACTTGTTCAGCAATAATGCCTAATTCTACTGTCCATGGACCCTGTGGTAGTGGTGTTAGTGGAGGAGTAGAATATGACACTGCCCACtgttttgtttgtgactttTGGCCTCTGTCTGCCTCCTCATGGATAGATAGATGTCACTCATGGCCTGATCCTGAAGTTGTTCATGATATTGTCAGAAATGGGTGTCATtttgtagcaataggacacCCATTAGGACCAAATGAAAACATAGCGTcgagaatttctttttctgtgGCAGAATATAAACTTGTGTATTCAATGAACCACAGTCAATTTTTAACATATGGGTTGTTAAAACTTTTCCTAAAGGAAGTCATAAATCATCAATCAGAAGAAACCAATAAACTGTTGTGTTCCTATCACATGAAGACAACCGTTTTCTGGGCcattcaacaaaacacactacctcactggtgtccacaaaatctcctggccggtttctgggtctgctttaAACTCCTACTTAAATGGGTGTCTGAGGGAGTTTGTCCGAACTTTTTCAtcccacaaaacaacatgtttttgaCAAAGGTCTATGGACCAGCACAAAACAGATTGTTCCTACAGTTACATGAACTGTACAAGAAAGGTCTGGCCTGTCTGTTACAGAGTTCCTCTATCAGGGCCTTCATCATTAATGTCCTGTACAATCCTAGACTTTTTATTTGTACAGATGAAAGATTAATGAGGAGTGAAGTTGATTATGATGTAGAACTTGTTAATGAGACCTCTTACATTATTGTAACTAGGACAAATAGCCATAACAAATACATACACATAATAGAACAGTTGGTAGAGTCATCCCTGACACACTATCAAGCTGTTACATTACAGAGACTTACAGCCTTCATATTTCAGATTATTGCCTTTACATTGCACAACATATGTGTCAACAAACAGATGTATATTGCAGACAAACTGTCATGTCACATGCTGAAATTAGCAGCCAAGTTTGGGTGTGTATCTGACATGTTGTACAttgccatgtattattacaagacaTTCAGATGCAGGGaagctttatttgttatagagaTGACAAAGGTCAAGTTAGCACAACCATATCTGATGTATAATGTACATGTGGACAGAGAGAGGTATACTGAGGCTGTAGGGGGACAGTCCTGGTCTACAAAGATGAGACAGGCTGTAGCACAGGATATCAGACTTGACAACACAATCTGTTATATCAGTGAACTAATACCAGAACAACAGTCGGCTCTACAGAACAGAGAGTATACATTAGATATCCCAGTGTTTGTAATGTTACACTTCCTAGAGTTCTTGTGTCACAGACACATTGATATGACATTATCACAAGCAGCTGTAGATGAGCTACAGGTCCTAGTCCACCATGATCAGggaatgtatatatatgatatatccagagacatctcctgggagatcctggggatctgtcaacagatcacaGGGAACCTCCAGGCTGCTCTATACTCATACCAACAGTCACTCACACAGCATCCAATGAACAGAATACAAAGTGCTACACAGAGGAGAATACATGATATGGTTCAGTCTACACCACACCAGTAA
- the LOC128168511 gene encoding cell division cycle protein 23 homolog, which yields MAYNNMRGRSSVVVLNDFYMDFIEEHDKFYLAFSFFDLMEYDRAALSVQGCKNKKAYYLHMYGRYLADEKRKLDNAPDSFGPPDKLENGHLKTLKTELAKKYAITELDGFCIYL from the exons ATGGCTTACAACAACATGAGAGGTAGGTCCTCTGTTGTGGTATTAAATGACTTTTATATGGACTTTATTGAGGAGCATGACAAGTTTTACCTAGCTTTCAGTTTCTTTGATCTCATGGAATATGACAGGGCAGCCCTCTCTGTCCAAGGCTGTAAGAACAAAAAAGCATACTATCTTCACATGTATGGCAGGTACCTGGCTGATGAAAAGAGAAAATTAGACAATGCTCCGGATTCATTTG GTCCTCCAGACAAATTAGAGAATGGACACCTTAAAACTCTGAAAACAGAACTAGCCAAGAAGTATGCCATCACGGAACTGGATGGATTCTGTATCTATCTGTAA